One window of the Archaeoglobus sulfaticallidus PM70-1 genome contains the following:
- a CDS encoding beta-CASP ribonuclease aCPSF1 has product MGVDEYLSELKRKVAASLPSVRVKNVEFEGPVLVIYVENPQELAESGDVIKKLAKDLRKRILIRPDPKSLKPPEEAKEIIRQIVPEDAQVTSFFFDHENGEVIIEAEKPGIVIGKQGVMLREIMKAVGWSPKVMRTPPIKSKTVDNVRQFLLSSREERKEILKKIGVKIHRGSFHEEKWVRVTFLGGSREVGRSCYLLQTPESKILIDCGVNVSNIQQSPYLYVPELQPLDSIDAVVITHAHLDHCGLVPILYKYGYRGPIYLTPPTRDLMVLLQLDFIEVGAREGNPVVYESNLVREALKHTITIDYGVVTDISPDIRLTFYNAGHILGSSIAHFHIGEGLYNIAFSGDFKFERTRLFDKAETNFPRLEALIMEATYGSGNDFQPARREAEERLISIIKETVDKKGKVLIPTFAVGRSQEVMIALEEAIRTKKLEGLTVYLDGMIYEATAIHTAYPEYLNTHLRDMIFHHGLNPFISESFTQVDSSSKRADVIDEAEPSVILATSGMLNGGPVMEYFRHLAGDEKNTIVFVGYQAEGTLGRRIQKGWKEVPLTSNGRREVVEVKMNVETVDGFSGHSDRRQLMNYVRALSSRPEKVITVHGDESKCLDLASSIYKTYKIETRAPMNLETIRFV; this is encoded by the coding sequence ATGGGAGTGGATGAATACCTTTCAGAATTAAAGCGGAAAGTTGCGGCTTCGCTACCCTCAGTTAGAGTAAAAAATGTCGAATTTGAAGGACCAGTTCTCGTAATCTATGTTGAAAACCCACAGGAGCTTGCAGAGAGTGGAGATGTAATAAAAAAGCTGGCTAAAGATTTAAGAAAGAGAATACTCATACGTCCTGATCCAAAGAGCCTAAAGCCTCCTGAAGAGGCCAAGGAGATAATAAGGCAAATAGTGCCGGAAGATGCACAGGTGACATCCTTCTTTTTCGATCATGAAAATGGAGAGGTTATAATCGAGGCTGAGAAGCCTGGGATAGTCATCGGGAAGCAGGGGGTTATGCTCAGAGAGATAATGAAGGCTGTTGGGTGGAGTCCAAAGGTCATGAGAACTCCGCCTATAAAATCCAAGACCGTCGATAATGTCAGGCAGTTCCTGCTGAGTTCGAGAGAGGAAAGGAAGGAGATTCTTAAAAAGATAGGCGTTAAGATCCATCGAGGGTCTTTCCACGAGGAGAAGTGGGTAAGAGTTACATTCCTTGGAGGATCGAGGGAGGTTGGGAGAAGCTGCTACCTGCTGCAAACTCCAGAAAGCAAGATTCTAATAGATTGTGGAGTTAATGTCAGCAACATCCAACAGTCCCCATACCTGTATGTTCCCGAATTGCAGCCATTGGACTCAATCGATGCGGTTGTTATTACCCACGCCCATCTCGATCACTGTGGTTTGGTGCCAATTCTCTACAAGTATGGCTACAGAGGGCCGATATATCTGACTCCCCCAACGAGAGATCTGATGGTGCTGCTTCAGCTTGATTTCATAGAGGTTGGAGCGAGAGAGGGCAATCCTGTAGTTTACGAGTCCAACCTCGTAAGGGAAGCTTTGAAACACACAATAACGATAGATTATGGTGTTGTTACGGATATAAGCCCGGATATAAGGCTCACATTCTACAACGCCGGACATATCCTTGGCTCATCAATAGCTCACTTCCATATCGGAGAGGGCTTGTACAACATCGCATTCTCCGGAGATTTCAAGTTTGAAAGAACGAGGCTTTTCGACAAGGCGGAAACCAACTTCCCCAGGCTTGAAGCGTTAATAATGGAAGCCACATATGGAAGTGGCAATGACTTCCAGCCAGCGAGGAGGGAGGCTGAGGAGCGGCTGATCAGCATTATAAAGGAGACCGTTGATAAAAAAGGGAAGGTTCTGATCCCAACATTCGCCGTTGGTAGAAGTCAGGAGGTAATGATTGCCCTCGAGGAAGCGATCAGAACAAAGAAGCTTGAGGGGCTGACCGTATATCTTGATGGGATGATATATGAAGCTACAGCAATCCATACAGCGTATCCTGAGTATCTGAACACCCATCTCAGGGACATGATATTCCACCATGGATTAAACCCGTTCATATCCGAGAGCTTCACACAGGTCGATTCCTCATCGAAGAGGGCAGATGTGATAGACGAAGCAGAGCCATCGGTTATTCTCGCAACATCGGGAATGCTTAACGGTGGGCCGGTAATGGAGTACTTCAGACATCTAGCTGGAGATGAAAAGAACACAATAGTCTTCGTTGGATATCAGGCTGAGGGAACTCTGGGCAGGAGAATTCAGAAGGGCTGGAAGGAGGTACCACTAACATCCAACGGCAGGAGAGAGGTTGTGGAAGTTAAGATGAATGTTGAGACTGTGGATGGATTCTCTGGTCACTCTGACAGAAGACAGCTTATGAACTATGTCAGGGCATTGAGTTCAAGGCCAGAGAAGGTGATAACAGTCCACGGAGATGAGTCAAAGTGCTTGGATCTCGCTTCAAGCATTTACAAGACCTACAAGATCGAAACCCGAGCACCCATGAACCTCGAGACGATAAGGTTCGTTTGA
- the psmB gene encoding archaeal proteasome endopeptidase complex subunit beta, translated as MMQDKIYKGTTTVGLICKDGIVMGTEKRATMGNFIASRRAKKIYQIADRIALTTAGSVGDAQFLYRIIKVETSLYEIRKERRPTIRSVATMVSNLLNQTRYFPYFVQLLIGGVDERGPTVYSIDPIGGAIEEKDIVATGSGSLTAYGVLEDRFYEGMPTDEAVEVVIRAIHTAMKRDSASGDGMDVVKITEDEYVQLEPEEIEEIIAKFSKK; from the coding sequence ATGATGCAGGATAAAATATATAAAGGAACCACAACCGTGGGATTGATCTGTAAGGATGGAATAGTGATGGGTACTGAAAAGAGAGCCACAATGGGCAATTTCATAGCCAGCAGGAGAGCCAAGAAGATATATCAGATCGCTGACAGAATAGCATTAACCACTGCTGGCAGCGTGGGTGATGCTCAGTTTCTGTACAGGATCATCAAGGTCGAAACCAGTCTATATGAGATAAGGAAAGAAAGAAGGCCGACGATCAGGTCAGTAGCAACAATGGTCTCAAACCTCCTCAACCAGACCAGATATTTCCCATACTTCGTCCAGCTGCTAATAGGTGGAGTTGATGAGAGAGGACCTACAGTGTATTCAATAGATCCCATCGGTGGTGCCATCGAGGAGAAGGATATCGTAGCCACCGGTTCGGGTTCATTGACAGCTTACGGTGTCCTAGAAGACAGATTTTACGAAGGAATGCCAACCGACGAGGCTGTGGAGGTTGTGATTAGGGCGATCCACACAGCGATGAAAAGAGATTCAGCATCCGGAGATGGAATGGATGTCGTCAAGATAACTGAAGACGAATATGTTCAGCTCGAGCCGGAAGAGATTGAAGAGATCATAGCAAAATTCTCCAAGAAATAA
- a CDS encoding GTPBP1 family GTP-binding protein: protein MERILEIVKDGEKENIEFKEFLTDYHLRDDRFQTLACQMNHRILMGRGKAVYVVGISDSGELKGITHERFNKTLQILKKIASEIDAEVRSVEKYKINGGIVGIVEISKTRPKEHIIVGTAGHVDHGKSTLVGCLISGNPDDGSGATSIYLDTLKHEIERGLSADLSYAVLSFQNEGAIKMKNPLNKNERALMVEKADKIVSFIDTVGHEPWLRTTIRGLLGQKIDYGLLVVAANDGVMRTTKEHLGILIAMDLPVIIAITKADMVGEERVEEVINEISKTLRSVGRIPYLVKEKEDARRVARILSRDIIVPIIETSAITLKGYDILEELLYRLPKRSFHRGDFLMYIDRIYRVSGVGTVVSGTIKSGEIRAGEEVYIGPFHDGSFRKVRVQSIEMHYYRIERACDGDIVGLAIKGARFDELRRGMVLTKKEIHPVYEFLAEVYIFNHPTRIKRGYEPVLHLETISETVVFEDIEKEYMMAGERGKVRMKFKYHPYYICKGQKFIFREGKSKGMGEVVKVLD from the coding sequence ATGGAAAGAATTCTTGAAATCGTAAAAGATGGCGAGAAAGAGAATATCGAGTTCAAGGAATTCCTTACTGATTATCATCTGAGAGATGATAGGTTTCAGACTCTGGCATGTCAGATGAATCACAGGATTTTGATGGGGAGAGGTAAGGCTGTATATGTTGTTGGTATTTCCGATTCTGGGGAGCTTAAAGGTATAACTCATGAGAGGTTCAACAAAACCCTTCAAATCCTCAAGAAAATAGCTTCCGAAATCGATGCTGAAGTGAGATCGGTTGAGAAATATAAGATAAATGGCGGGATAGTAGGAATAGTCGAGATCTCGAAAACCAGACCAAAGGAGCACATAATTGTGGGCACTGCAGGGCATGTTGATCATGGCAAATCAACGCTGGTAGGATGTTTGATCTCAGGAAATCCGGATGATGGAAGCGGGGCGACGAGCATATATCTCGATACGCTGAAGCATGAAATCGAAAGGGGTTTGAGTGCCGATCTGAGCTATGCTGTGCTTAGCTTTCAGAATGAGGGAGCAATAAAGATGAAAAACCCCCTCAACAAAAACGAAAGGGCTTTGATGGTTGAGAAGGCTGATAAGATTGTTTCGTTCATTGATACAGTTGGGCATGAGCCATGGCTGAGGACCACCATCAGGGGATTGCTGGGGCAGAAAATAGACTATGGCCTGCTTGTGGTTGCCGCAAACGATGGTGTTATGAGGACCACAAAGGAACACCTCGGCATACTGATTGCGATGGATCTTCCGGTTATAATTGCCATAACAAAGGCTGACATGGTGGGTGAGGAGAGAGTTGAGGAAGTTATCAACGAGATATCCAAAACGCTCAGAAGTGTTGGAAGGATTCCCTACCTAGTTAAGGAGAAAGAGGATGCAAGAAGGGTCGCAAGGATACTCTCAAGAGACATAATCGTTCCCATAATCGAAACATCCGCCATAACACTTAAAGGATACGACATCCTTGAAGAACTGCTGTACAGACTTCCAAAGAGGAGCTTTCACAGAGGAGATTTTCTCATGTACATCGACAGGATATACCGGGTATCTGGAGTTGGAACTGTTGTCAGCGGGACGATAAAGTCGGGCGAAATCAGGGCTGGAGAGGAGGTTTATATCGGCCCATTCCATGACGGATCCTTCAGGAAGGTGAGGGTGCAGAGCATAGAGATGCACTATTACAGAATAGAGAGGGCATGCGATGGTGACATAGTGGGACTCGCGATAAAAGGGGCGAGGTTCGATGAGCTCAGGAGGGGCATGGTTTTAACAAAAAAGGAGATCCATCCGGTTTATGAGTTCCTAGCTGAAGTATATATCTTCAATCACCCAACGAGGATCAAAAGAGGTTATGAGCCAGTACTCCATCTGGAAACCATATCCGAAACTGTCGTCTTTGAGGATATAGAAAAGGAGTACATGATGGCTGGAGAGCGGGGGAAGGTTAGAATGAAGTTCAAGTATCATCCATACTACATCTGTAAGGGCCAGAAGTTCATTTTCAGAGAGGGTAAGAGCAAGGGGATGGGAGAAGTTGTAAAGGTACTGGATTGA
- a CDS encoding prenyltransferase/squalene oxidase repeat-containing protein gives MFRDLATKKLSKNLCKKIIRYVQSRRVENGFAFCKPLPPSLAETYYSLSILTSLGLKIDDKNKIVKFLLNSVKKEPYSLFYTLQSLRLLGEDIPDYRETLYTLGENIIGRIHRPVREIDKGGITATYSFDSPNILRELYLINSCLKLYSERLNLHMILKNFRSQGGFGLKFPNLRDTFYCIDFVEDKKETAEFIKKFEVEGGFAKSPKSYPPYLEETYYAISSLYKLNYTLDAPEKTRNFILTLQNPDGGFRRSIYCGISTLENTFYAVKSLEMIDLMV, from the coding sequence ATGTTTCGTGATTTAGCTACAAAAAAGCTAAGCAAAAATCTATGCAAAAAAATCATCAGATATGTCCAGTCCAGGAGAGTGGAGAATGGTTTTGCATTCTGCAAGCCATTACCTCCATCCTTGGCCGAGACATATTATTCTTTGAGCATTCTAACCTCCTTAGGATTAAAGATTGATGATAAAAATAAAATTGTGAAATTTCTTTTAAATTCCGTTAAAAAAGAACCATATAGCCTTTTTTACACCCTACAAAGTCTTAGATTGTTGGGTGAAGATATCCCTGATTACAGGGAAACTCTATATACCCTTGGAGAAAACATCATTGGAAGAATTCATCGTCCTGTAAGAGAAATAGACAAAGGCGGAATTACTGCGACATATTCTTTTGATAGCCCGAATATTCTCAGGGAGTTGTACCTAATTAACTCCTGTTTGAAATTATATTCCGAGAGATTGAACCTTCATATGATCCTCAAAAATTTCAGATCGCAGGGGGGGTTTGGTTTAAAGTTCCCGAACTTGAGAGATACTTTTTATTGCATAGATTTTGTTGAAGATAAAAAGGAAACCGCCGAATTTATAAAGAAATTCGAGGTAGAAGGAGGATTTGCAAAATCACCAAAAAGCTATCCTCCATACCTCGAAGAAACATACTATGCGATCTCTTCACTCTATAAACTAAACTATACATTGGATGCCCCAGAAAAAACTCGAAATTTCATTTTAACCCTTCAAAATCCAGATGGTGGTTTTAGAAGAAGTATTTATTGCGGTATATCTACCCTTGAGAATACATTTTATGCTGTGAAAAGTCTTGAAATGATTGATTTGATGGTGTAA
- the mobB gene encoding molybdopterin-guanine dinucleotide biosynthesis protein B, which translates to MKVISIIGFSNSGKTSLITQLVELLTNQGYRVGVVKHSDKKVDLDKEGKDSWRIFKAGYDVAVLSPVKFAYRARRELSLIEILRYFEDYDYVFVEGFKSDIRNGIAVVRSHEELDELLKQIDQSRLAGIYFRDEMGVEVDGFRVFNDVNDLFEFIIHEL; encoded by the coding sequence ATGAAGGTTATAAGCATAATCGGCTTCTCTAACTCTGGAAAAACGAGTTTGATAACCCAGCTTGTAGAGTTACTTACAAATCAAGGATACAGGGTTGGGGTCGTAAAGCATTCTGACAAAAAGGTCGATCTCGATAAAGAGGGCAAGGATTCATGGAGGATCTTTAAAGCAGGATACGATGTGGCTGTACTCTCGCCAGTAAAGTTTGCATACCGGGCCAGAAGGGAACTGAGCCTCATCGAGATACTCAGATACTTTGAGGATTACGACTATGTCTTTGTTGAAGGATTTAAAAGCGATATCAGGAATGGCATTGCTGTGGTAAGGTCTCATGAGGAGCTTGATGAGCTACTAAAACAAATCGACCAGAGCAGGCTTGCAGGGATTTATTTCAGAGACGAGATGGGGGTTGAGGTGGATGGATTTAGAGTATTTAATGATGTAAACGATCTTTTTGAGTTCATAATTCATGAGCTATAG
- a CDS encoding homoserine dehydrogenase — MIKIAIIGFGAVGQGVAEILLRRKEELEKKIGKFSLVAVTDSRGSIVDENGIDIIKAIERKKKGRFDGKSTMEVIEGVDFDVMIECSVTNIDDGEPGLTHIMKCLEKGAHIITSNKGPLVADFHGINRLAEKKGLKFMFEATVGGAMPLIKLVKYNLAGNSIEFIKGVLNGTCNYILTRMEQEKMTYQQVLAEAQELNIAEANPDYDVKGFDSAAKLLILANALMGMDVKLSDVEIVGITDITPEAFDVAKSKNYTIRLIAEVNKKGYIGVTPRLVPIEHPLAIHGTMNAALIKTDLAGDVVVMGRGAGKYETASAIISDLIFAFS, encoded by the coding sequence ATGATAAAAATCGCTATTATAGGCTTCGGAGCGGTAGGACAGGGTGTTGCTGAAATCCTGCTGAGGAGAAAAGAGGAGCTTGAAAAGAAGATTGGAAAGTTCTCTCTCGTTGCTGTAACCGATTCTAGAGGGTCTATTGTTGATGAAAATGGAATCGACATCATCAAAGCAATAGAACGAAAGAAGAAGGGCAGGTTCGATGGAAAAAGCACTATGGAGGTAATAGAAGGCGTGGACTTCGATGTTATGATAGAATGCAGCGTGACGAACATCGATGATGGAGAGCCGGGATTAACGCACATCATGAAATGTCTTGAGAAGGGTGCCCATATTATAACCTCAAACAAGGGTCCTCTGGTTGCTGATTTTCATGGAATAAACAGGCTGGCTGAGAAAAAAGGGTTGAAGTTCATGTTTGAAGCAACTGTTGGTGGGGCGATGCCATTAATCAAACTAGTAAAGTACAACCTCGCAGGAAACAGTATCGAGTTCATAAAAGGAGTTCTTAACGGAACTTGCAATTACATCCTGACGAGGATGGAGCAGGAAAAGATGACCTATCAGCAGGTTCTGGCTGAGGCTCAGGAGCTGAATATTGCTGAAGCGAATCCCGACTACGATGTGAAAGGCTTCGATTCTGCAGCAAAGCTCCTGATTCTCGCAAACGCGTTGATGGGCATGGATGTGAAGCTGAGCGATGTTGAGATCGTTGGCATCACGGATATAACGCCAGAAGCTTTTGATGTCGCAAAGAGCAAAAACTACACAATAAGGCTCATTGCAGAGGTAAACAAAAAGGGCTACATCGGGGTTACACCAAGGCTGGTTCCCATAGAACATCCCCTTGCGATACACGGAACAATGAATGCCGCTCTGATAAAAACCGATCTTGCCGGGGATGTTGTTGTCATGGGCAGAGGGGCTGGAAAGTATGAGACTGCAAGTGCGATAATATCAGACCTTATTTTTGCATTTAGCTAG
- a CDS encoding ACT domain-containing protein translates to MPVISIVVELEDKPGQLLKALEPISREGGNILSIIHQRDKKTPLQRVPVEISFDAKNLEIANRIIEALKESGVLVKRYNEIRLIATTSLMIIGHIVKTDLSDTINRIDSTGFAEVVDLQINMPEVNKPSTAMITISATGKDELEEAVEIMRNVCRSKNLLLIEPINENFS, encoded by the coding sequence ATGCCAGTGATATCGATAGTTGTTGAATTAGAGGACAAACCCGGACAGCTTTTGAAGGCGTTAGAGCCTATATCTAGAGAGGGAGGCAACATACTCAGCATAATCCACCAGAGAGACAAGAAAACTCCGCTGCAGAGAGTGCCGGTTGAGATATCGTTTGACGCTAAAAACCTCGAGATTGCAAACAGGATAATCGAGGCGTTAAAGGAAAGCGGGGTTTTGGTAAAGAGATACAATGAGATCAGACTTATAGCCACAACATCCCTTATGATCATTGGTCATATAGTGAAAACAGATCTCAGCGACACAATCAACAGAATAGATTCCACAGGCTTTGCAGAGGTTGTTGACCTACAGATTAACATGCCAGAGGTTAATAAGCCATCCACGGCGATGATAACGATATCCGCAACAGGGAAGGATGAACTTGAAGAGGCTGTGGAAATTATGAGGAATGTGTGCAGAAGCAAGAATTTACTTTTAATTGAGCCGATCAACGAAAACTTTTCATAG
- a CDS encoding A24 family peptidase C-terminal domain-containing protein has protein sequence MAAMLEIITLVKIILAMIFLLYACVLDLRYRIVPNRLWKYMVAVLTPILVLEFVTAKYSLSTIIFSVMQFVMMFVFSYLLYSLGTYGGADAKAFIVMAYIFPVYPAVMGLPLLNKGFGIFAFSVLSNSVIVSPALLIITFIRNLRREGLRDLKGNFLYYFVGKRVKANSIPEFHSVLEFVDDSGKIVRVRRGIEVDEKVRKKLMKAYDEGIIDRVWVTPNLPFLLFITAGFIISVVIGDILYLILSLILH, from the coding sequence ATGGCGGCTATGCTCGAGATAATAACACTTGTTAAGATAATTTTAGCAATGATTTTTCTTTTATATGCGTGCGTACTGGACTTAAGGTACAGAATAGTACCTAACAGGCTGTGGAAGTACATGGTTGCTGTGCTCACACCAATTCTTGTTCTGGAGTTTGTTACTGCTAAATACAGCCTGTCAACCATAATCTTTTCGGTTATGCAGTTTGTTATGATGTTCGTTTTCTCCTATCTGCTTTACTCTCTCGGAACCTATGGGGGGGCTGATGCAAAGGCTTTCATAGTTATGGCGTACATATTCCCGGTATATCCAGCTGTCATGGGACTCCCCCTGCTGAACAAGGGATTCGGGATTTTCGCCTTCTCAGTGCTATCCAACTCCGTGATAGTCTCTCCGGCTTTGCTCATAATCACATTCATCCGGAATTTGAGAAGAGAAGGTCTGAGGGATCTGAAAGGCAACTTTTTGTATTACTTTGTCGGTAAAAGGGTTAAAGCAAATAGCATACCTGAGTTCCATAGCGTTTTGGAATTCGTTGATGACAGCGGGAAGATTGTCAGGGTGAGAAGAGGAATTGAGGTTGATGAGAAAGTCAGGAAAAAGCTGATGAAAGCGTACGATGAAGGAATCATCGATAGAGTCTGGGTCACTCCCAATTTACCATTCCTGCTATTCATAACAGCTGGTTTTATCATATCTGTAGTGATTGGGGATATTCTGTATCTGATTCTATCTCTGATTTTGCACTGA
- a CDS encoding diphthine--ammonia ligase, which translates to MLNMRLASLVSGGKDSLLATHLASEENEIDCLVSVVSSNPDSYMFHTPNIHLVDATAIAMDLPLFKIFTRGEEELEVKDLIKGLRNLDVDGIVIGGIASSYQKKRFELVCEELGLKLIAPLWGKSDEEVMKLAMEKMDFIIVKVSAMGLSEKWVGRKMDEKALSELKKIKEKYGINLAGEGGEFETLVLNAPMFKKRIEILESHVVSDNMSAVMVVDRYRLVDKG; encoded by the coding sequence ATGTTGAATATGAGACTGGCGAGCTTGGTATCCGGAGGAAAGGATTCACTACTCGCAACGCATCTGGCAAGTGAGGAAAACGAGATTGACTGCCTGGTATCGGTAGTATCCTCCAACCCGGATTCCTACATGTTCCACACACCGAACATACATCTTGTTGATGCCACCGCTATCGCGATGGATCTTCCACTTTTTAAGATATTCACCAGAGGAGAGGAAGAATTAGAGGTAAAAGACCTGATCAAAGGGCTGAGAAATTTGGATGTTGATGGAATAGTCATCGGTGGTATAGCCTCCAGTTACCAGAAGAAAAGGTTCGAGCTTGTTTGTGAAGAACTGGGTTTAAAGCTGATAGCTCCGCTGTGGGGTAAAAGCGACGAGGAAGTGATGAAACTGGCGATGGAGAAGATGGACTTCATAATCGTAAAGGTTTCTGCAATGGGGCTGTCAGAAAAATGGGTTGGGAGAAAGATGGATGAAAAAGCTCTCTCGGAGCTTAAAAAGATCAAGGAGAAGTATGGTATCAATCTGGCCGGAGAGGGTGGAGAGTTCGAAACTCTGGTGCTGAATGCCCCAATGTTCAAAAAGAGGATTGAGATCCTGGAGAGCCATGTTGTCTCGGATAATATGTCTGCCGTTATGGTTGTTGACAGGTATCGTCTGGTTGATAAAGGTTAA
- the ala gene encoding alanine dehydrogenase, which produces METIILTKEDIMDILTMDDTLKAVEHAFEMHGKNEVQMPAKIYLEFEKGDLRAMPAYLDGKAGVKWVNSHPHNSEVGLPTVMALLIYNDPETGFPLAVMDATHITNMRTGAAGGIASKYLARKDSKIIGFIGCGVQAYTQLSAHLKLFDVEKVRCYDLSESHAKKFVDYCSKQNIDAEFARIEKACDCDILVTITPSRKPVVMAEWVADGTHINAIGADAPGKQELDPEILKKSRVFVDDKEQAFHSGEVNVPLSKGIISENDIAGTIGEVIVGKVKGRIGDEITVFDSTGLAIQDISTASIIYSRAIEKGVGLKIRFF; this is translated from the coding sequence ATGGAAACGATCATACTCACGAAAGAAGACATAATGGATATCCTGACAATGGATGACACGCTTAAAGCTGTAGAACATGCTTTTGAAATGCATGGGAAAAACGAGGTGCAAATGCCAGCCAAGATCTACCTCGAATTCGAAAAAGGAGATCTAAGAGCGATGCCAGCTTACCTCGATGGCAAGGCTGGTGTGAAATGGGTCAATTCTCACCCCCATAACAGCGAGGTTGGTCTGCCAACTGTTATGGCTCTGCTGATCTACAACGATCCTGAAACTGGTTTTCCACTTGCAGTCATGGATGCAACCCACATAACGAACATGAGAACCGGAGCCGCTGGAGGAATCGCTTCAAAATACCTTGCAAGAAAGGATAGCAAAATTATTGGCTTTATTGGCTGTGGAGTCCAGGCATATACACAGTTGTCAGCCCATTTGAAGCTTTTTGATGTTGAGAAGGTGAGGTGCTACGATTTGAGCGAGAGTCATGCGAAAAAGTTCGTTGATTACTGCAGCAAGCAGAACATCGATGCGGAATTCGCTCGGATTGAGAAGGCATGTGACTGCGATATTCTTGTGACTATAACACCATCGAGAAAGCCCGTGGTTATGGCTGAGTGGGTTGCTGATGGAACACACATAAACGCCATAGGTGCCGATGCTCCGGGAAAGCAGGAACTCGATCCCGAGATCCTGAAGAAAAGCAGGGTGTTCGTGGACGATAAAGAGCAGGCTTTTCATAGCGGGGAGGTAAATGTTCCGCTGTCCAAGGGGATAATTAGCGAGAACGACATCGCAGGAACAATAGGGGAGGTTATAGTTGGCAAAGTCAAGGGAAGGATTGGCGATGAAATCACGGTGTTCGATTCCACAGGTCTGGCAATACAGGATATATCCACGGCCAGCATAATATACAGTAGAGCGATCGAGAAAGGTGTTGGCCTGAAAATAAGGTTCTTTTGA
- the crcB gene encoding fluoride efflux transporter CrcB — MLDIFIVGIGGFIGAILRYILAGLIQDNLEFPLGTLSVNVIGSFLISLVMHLSELEGLFSAETRLFLTVGVIASFTTMSTFSYELFKLFEEKETFLMIMYLLGNILVSFFAVYLGRITVLVVWRR, encoded by the coding sequence ATGCTTGACATTTTCATTGTTGGTATTGGTGGGTTTATTGGTGCAATCTTACGATATATTCTGGCCGGATTAATTCAAGACAATCTTGAATTTCCTCTGGGTACTTTATCTGTTAATGTTATTGGGAGCTTTTTGATATCCCTTGTGATGCATCTCTCAGAACTTGAGGGGTTGTTCAGTGCTGAGACCAGATTGTTTTTGACCGTTGGTGTAATTGCTTCATTTACAACCATGTCAACATTTAGTTATGAATTGTTTAAGCTGTTTGAAGAAAAGGAAACTTTTTTAATGATAATGTATTTATTGGGAAACATTCTGGTATCTTTCTTTGCCGTGTATCTCGGTAGAATAACCGTGCTGGTTGTATGGAGGAGATAG